CTCCACTAATTCCAATAATTCCAGTAATGATATCCTCAGGAGTTCATCCACTGCCCTTAAGTATCCTTATTGGACTCTTGGGGCTATTAATATCTGCTTTCAGATACTTCAGCAAGATAGTAGAGATAAATGGCACAGGTACAAAGGGTGGAATTATTCTCTTATTTGGTCTCCTTGGAATAGGCAGCTCCCTTGACAACTTAAAAGGATGGGCTGAGAAAAGTAATGTCCCACAATTATTTGTTTTACTTTTAATAACAGGACTAGCTTTGTATATACTTTTAAATAAATTCAGAGCAAGGTGGCTTATCATACCCATTTGTGCTGCAGCTTCCATAGCAGTATCCTCACTCTTTGGATTGTTTCCAACTATAAAGACCGGTATAGGTCTTCCAATTTTAAATCCTGATAAATGGTGGAATGAAAAATGGGGGATCGGCTGGGGGCTTAGTGTAGAAAATTTCATTTCAGCAGTACCCTTTGCACTTCTCGCTGTAGTCATGTGGCCAATAGATGCATTGGCAATTAAGACAATACAGGAAAAAAATTATCCCAAAGGAGCTAAAAAAGCTGTTTTTGATATGAACTCAACCTATTTAATTGTATCCATAAGAAATATTATTGGAACATTTCTAGGCGGCGGTCAAATAGCAGCAGTTTGGAGAAGCTTCATGATTCCTCTGGGAATAGTAAAAAGGCCTATAGGAGCAAGTGCTCTGATATTAGGAATTATTGGTGTGAGCTTCGGTATCTTGGGTTTTCCTGTTGATATAGCAACCTTTCCTCCATTGCTGTGGAT
The Pseudobacteroides sp. genome window above contains:
- a CDS encoding DUF3360 family protein, producing the protein MKNENLRRELLDEDLLSYKPNKWNINIPFKDYRFRIEDIIPALSGSIGKVSLVAAFAVAWAAGFNISDPSFVTENVRLEIVIASILTIIFCAFLNPYAGPPGTLAPLIPIIPVMISSGVHPLPLSILIGLLGLLISAFRYFSKIVEINGTGTKGGIILLFGLLGIGSSLDNLKGWAEKSNVPQLFVLLLITGLALYILLNKFRARWLIIPICAAASIAVSSLFGLFPTIKTGIGLPILNPDKWWNEKWGIGWGLSVENFISAVPFALLAVVMWPIDALAIKTIQEKNYPKGAKKAVFDMNSTYLIVSIRNIIGTFLGGGQIAAVWRSFMIPLGIVKRPIGASALILGIIGVSFGILGFPVDIATFPPLLWMVLIFGVYIPLIEVGLTTIKSAASAKVAVVCIIAGIAVNPVLGWIISVFVENFQVIKDSESSRTLTLKDLYITAGLVIITGIAFFSTYIL